Part of the Mycoplasma mycoides subsp. mycoides SC str. PG1 genome is shown below.
GCATAATTTCCTAAAATTTCAGTACCTTTTTTATATGGAATTAAATAACAAATATTAACTGAATTTGAATCAATATAAATTGTTCCTCCACCAGTAGCTCTTCTAACTATTTCTAAGTTCTTTTCTTTTAAATATTTAAAGTTAACTTCAACTTCTGGATTTTGAAAATATCCCATTTGAATATGAGGATCTGCAATACTTGGAAAAACAATAGTATCATCTATTTTTAAATTACTAGCTGCTCAAATTTGAATAGCTAATCAATAAGCACCATCTTTTATATATTTACCATTTCTAATTGGTTCTATTAGTACCATTTTTTACCTCTTCTAAATTTTTAATTACTAAATTAAGATCGTTTGTGTATGTAATTGTTTTAGATCTAATTTCTAAAGGAATACGATAAATCTTTTTATTCATAGTTAAATAAGTTGCTTTATCAAATTTTTCAATCATTTGTCAAAAAGGTTTTTTAACAGTTAATTGGTTATTAAAATTAATACCAATTTCTCAAAATAACATTTTTTTATCTTTATTTTGATTAATAAATTTTTGATAGTTATTTTGAGTTTGTAAAAATTCATCATCCTTAATAAATACTTGACATCAAAAACGTTGATGTACTTTTAAATAACTATTACATTTTTTACAAACTGGAATTTGTTCTAATTCTACTTTTAAATTTTTTTGATTATTTGCCATATTTAAAATAGCATCATCATTAATATAAAGTTCTTCACTACATTTCTTAGAACATTCTAATAAATTTAATTTACTATCTAAATAAAAAATTTTATTTAAATCAAAACCAGCTAGTTCTAAACTATTATCACGATTAGTTGTAATAATAAAATAATTTTTATTTTCTAAATAGTTTTTTAAATCAATAAAACTATTATCTAGTTTTTGATCAAAATAATTTAACTTAATATATCTTGAAAAAAATGCTCAATAGTTTTTAATATCTAAAAAAGGATAAACACTAGCTTGCTTAAAATCTATAAAATTAAATTCTTTTATAAAATCACTAAAATTATTTTCAAATTCAATTTGATT
Proteins encoded:
- a CDS encoding deacetylase SIR2, whose protein sequence is MNANLNIDQLDNLINQNDSLIIAIGSEIYQTDNQIEFENNFSDFIKEFNFIDFKQASVYPFLDIKNYWAFFSRYIKLNYFDQKLDNSFIDLKNYLENKNYFIITTNRDNSLELAGFDLNKIFYLDSKLNLLECSKKCSEELYINDDAILNMANNQKNLKVELEQIPVCKKCNSYLKVHQRFWCQVFIKDDEFLQTQNNYQKFINQNKDKKMLFWEIGINFNNQLTVKKPFWQMIEKFDKATYLTMNKKIYRIPLEIRSKTITYTNDLNLVIKNLEEVKNGTNRTN